Proteins from one Microbacterium proteolyticum genomic window:
- a CDS encoding benzoate/H(+) symporter BenE family transporter has translation MTASPASDAPASRPLIAGVVTALVGFTSTFAVVLTGLRAVGATADQAASGLLALCVMVGLGCLFVGARYRMPITIAWSTPGVALLAATGAVDGGWPAVVGGFLVSAALILLAGFFPPLGALIARIPPSIAQAMLAGVLLPLCVAPFTGLLSDPWGVAPVLVVWLVAARLLPRWAVPLAFVAATVVIVVGIVQSGARVDATTLVPRVEFVAPTLTLGSVVGIGLPLFVVTMASQNVPGVAVMRSLGYTVPWRPAMIVTGLGSALGATAGAHAINLGAISAAIAAGPDSHPDPRRRWLASISAGGSYLVLAGLSSAFAALVLLAPAGVIPAVAGVALFAAFGSAIQQAIDDPGERMPAVVTFLVAASGVAVAGVSAAFWALLAGLLVRTVLHAGRRRAA, from the coding sequence ATGACCGCCTCTCCCGCTTCCGACGCGCCCGCGTCCCGCCCGCTCATCGCGGGTGTCGTGACGGCCCTCGTCGGGTTCACCAGCACGTTCGCGGTCGTCCTGACGGGCCTCCGCGCCGTCGGCGCGACGGCCGACCAGGCCGCCAGCGGTCTCCTGGCCCTGTGCGTCATGGTGGGTCTCGGATGCCTCTTCGTCGGTGCGCGGTACCGGATGCCGATCACCATCGCGTGGTCGACCCCCGGGGTCGCCCTGCTCGCGGCCACCGGTGCGGTGGACGGCGGGTGGCCGGCCGTCGTCGGTGGATTCCTCGTCTCGGCGGCCCTGATCCTGCTCGCCGGCTTCTTCCCGCCGCTCGGCGCCCTCATCGCCCGCATCCCGCCGTCGATCGCGCAGGCGATGCTCGCGGGCGTGCTGCTGCCGCTGTGCGTGGCCCCCTTCACCGGGCTGCTCTCGGATCCGTGGGGCGTGGCTCCCGTGCTCGTGGTCTGGCTCGTCGCCGCGCGGCTGCTGCCGCGCTGGGCCGTGCCGCTGGCGTTCGTGGCCGCCACCGTCGTGATCGTGGTGGGCATCGTGCAATCGGGCGCGCGGGTGGATGCCACGACCCTCGTGCCCCGTGTCGAGTTCGTGGCGCCCACCCTGACGCTCGGCTCCGTGGTCGGGATCGGTCTGCCCCTGTTCGTGGTGACCATGGCGTCGCAGAACGTCCCCGGCGTCGCCGTGATGCGGAGCCTCGGGTACACGGTGCCGTGGCGTCCGGCCATGATCGTCACGGGCCTCGGGTCGGCACTCGGAGCGACCGCCGGGGCGCACGCGATCAACCTCGGCGCGATCAGCGCCGCGATCGCGGCCGGCCCCGACTCGCACCCCGACCCGCGGCGCCGCTGGCTCGCGAGCATCTCCGCGGGCGGGTCCTACCTCGTGCTCGCCGGTCTCTCATCGGCTTTCGCCGCGCTCGTGCTGCTCGCCCCCGCGGGCGTGATCCCCGCGGTCGCGGGGGTCGCGCTCTTCGCCGCGTTCGGCTCGGCCATCCAGCAGGCGATCGACGACCCGGGCGAGCGGATGCCGGCCGTGGTGACGTTCCTCGTCGCGGCCTCGGGCGTCGCGGTGGCCGGGGTCAGCGCGGCGTTCTGGGCGTTGCTGGCCGGGCTGCTGGTGCGCACGGTGCTGCACGCGGGGCGGCGACGGGCGGCCTGA